In one window of Streptomyces griseus subsp. griseus DNA:
- a CDS encoding DUF6271 family protein — MRRICLTLPTHRECAATIAAVAEEAAYGAAEFGVEVRFLVLDSSPPPVLAAHRAAVAALPPAPGVAVHHLDEDGQRGILREAIGRSGTADPDRLLELLLPSRVSYGSCTDRAFLIAQALGCTSVHRRDSDSRYQTFDGRPVFPLHQELAFLGRAADEVKEPATRHRIAPGTGDRPVAVVGGSFVGEMSVDIAEIHGRDPDVYRELVGLSIPDDCPAIWRGHLVEESFRGAGDTAFDGDRTLLAPVSPTRVDMCNIALDHEVYRRVPLPPATDTIGTDYFLLGLAHDARLPGVEHNRHIVNFHTEERRTDAGFLAYQLRFARFLLAKAYLNDVHARTKAAGDALLDGEHRLRTALVAQFVRDSLARDPEEDTRRLDGVERAYRRLGGRYAEVADALAARRESLPAEVRDGMADFAFLLDHWPALTRACADAGLSVNR, encoded by the coding sequence GTGCGCCGTATCTGCCTGACCCTGCCCACCCACCGGGAGTGCGCCGCCACCATCGCGGCGGTCGCCGAGGAAGCGGCCTACGGGGCGGCGGAGTTCGGCGTCGAGGTGCGGTTCCTCGTGCTGGACTCCTCTCCCCCGCCGGTGCTCGCCGCCCACCGGGCGGCGGTGGCCGCGCTGCCCCCGGCGCCCGGGGTCGCCGTCCACCACCTGGACGAGGACGGTCAGCGCGGCATCCTGCGCGAGGCGATCGGCCGGTCGGGGACCGCCGACCCGGACCGGCTGCTGGAGCTGCTGCTGCCCTCCCGGGTCTCCTACGGCTCCTGCACCGACCGGGCGTTCCTCATCGCCCAGGCGCTCGGCTGCACCTCGGTGCACCGCCGGGACTCCGACAGCCGCTACCAGACCTTCGACGGCCGCCCCGTCTTCCCCCTCCACCAGGAACTCGCCTTCCTGGGCCGGGCCGCCGACGAGGTGAAGGAGCCGGCCACCCGCCACCGGATCGCGCCCGGGACCGGTGACCGTCCGGTGGCGGTCGTCGGCGGCTCCTTCGTGGGGGAGATGTCGGTGGACATCGCGGAGATCCACGGCCGCGACCCGGACGTCTACCGCGAGCTGGTCGGCCTCTCGATCCCCGACGACTGTCCCGCGATCTGGCGCGGCCATCTGGTCGAGGAGTCCTTCCGGGGTGCCGGGGACACCGCCTTCGACGGCGACCGCACCCTCCTCGCACCCGTCAGCCCGACGCGGGTGGACATGTGCAACATCGCGCTGGACCACGAGGTCTACCGCCGGGTCCCGCTGCCCCCCGCCACGGACACCATCGGCACCGACTACTTCCTGCTCGGCCTGGCCCACGACGCCCGGCTGCCCGGCGTCGAGCACAACCGGCACATCGTCAACTTCCATACGGAGGAACGGCGTACGGACGCGGGGTTCCTCGCCTACCAGCTGCGCTTCGCCCGGTTCCTGCTGGCGAAGGCCTACCTCAACGACGTGCACGCCCGGACCAAGGCCGCCGGGGACGCCCTGCTGGACGGGGAGCACCGGCTGCGGACCGCCCTGGTCGCGCAGTTCGTCCGGGACAGCCTGGCGCGGGACCCGGAGGAGGACACCCGGCGCCTCGACGGCGTGGAGCGTGCCTACCGGCGCCTGGGCGGCCGGTACGCGGAGGTCGCCGACGCCCTGGCCGCCCGCCGCGAGAGCCTGCCGGCCGAGGTACGCGACGGCATGGCCGACTTCGCCTTCCTGCTGGACCACTGGCCGGCGCTGACCCGCGCCTGCGCCGACGCGGGCCTGTCCGTGAACCGATGA
- a CDS encoding class I SAM-dependent methyltransferase, with translation MLTVDFTRFPLAAGDRVLDLGCGAGRHAFECYRRGAQVVALDQNAEEIREVAKWFAAMKEAGEAPEGATATAMEGDALNLPFPDDSFDVVIISEVMEHIPDDKGVLAEMVRVLKPGGRIAVTVPRYGPEKICWTLSDAYHEVEGGHIRIYKADQLLARIREAGLKPYGTHHAHALHSPYWWLKCAFGVDNDKALPVRAYHKLLVWDIMKKPLATRVAEQLLNPVVGKSFVAYATKPHLPKAEA, from the coding sequence GTGCTGACCGTCGACTTCACCCGCTTCCCGCTCGCCGCAGGCGACCGAGTGCTCGACCTGGGCTGCGGTGCCGGCCGGCATGCCTTCGAGTGTTACCGGCGCGGCGCGCAGGTCGTCGCCCTGGACCAGAACGCCGAGGAGATCCGCGAGGTCGCCAAGTGGTTCGCGGCGATGAAGGAGGCCGGTGAGGCCCCCGAGGGTGCCACCGCCACCGCGATGGAGGGTGACGCCCTCAACCTGCCGTTCCCCGACGACTCCTTCGACGTCGTGATCATCTCCGAGGTCATGGAGCACATCCCGGACGACAAGGGCGTCCTCGCCGAGATGGTCCGGGTCCTCAAGCCAGGCGGCCGCATCGCCGTCACCGTCCCGCGCTACGGCCCCGAGAAGATCTGCTGGACCCTCTCCGACGCGTACCACGAGGTCGAGGGCGGGCACATCCGCATCTACAAGGCCGACCAGCTCCTCGCCCGCATACGCGAGGCCGGGCTCAAGCCGTACGGCACCCACCACGCCCACGCCCTGCACTCGCCCTACTGGTGGCTGAAGTGCGCCTTCGGCGTCGACAACGACAAGGCGCTGCCGGTGCGGGCGTACCACAAGCTCCTGGTCTGGGACATCATGAAGAAGCCGCTCGCCACCCGGGTCGCCGAGCAGCTGCTCAACCCGGTCGTCGGCAAGAGCTTCGTCGCGTACGCCACCAAGCCGCACCTTCCGAAGGCCGAGGCGTGA
- a CDS encoding condensation domain-containing protein codes for MGQANMIRCILRDDPTHINIHDVWPVPEGTALEAVTDALRALAVRHEGLRTTFPHPPGAAPVEQAVAAEGTFTVTVLDHTELPGDPAEYAESVARAARAGRYALDREFPLRITLLTVAGAPAYAALACSHAVADGSALAILREEFGELLAGKELPELASLPPVDLAAVEASPAGLRKPEASLRYWERIIRSGPQEMFAEPRGRRPGIDEEARQLTLRSRRGGRALAEAARRTGHPEATVLMAAWCALVAHRAGQDSCVTAVPTANRFHPRVARSVTTTAQDALLHLDTGVPAFDALVARTWGAVLNAYRHSQFDSVRLWEMIGRVTAERGSHFGRDVVFNDVSALPAPLLGTDTQDHDAVEHELTWGPPQALPTRLLAFTYRTAPELHISLWAAPSLFTPEEAEGFLSGLVLLLEAAADGDVPMAALTEVTGVRPAERGPEWLRLDGCWVSPEAVRDALGQAVGGLPVHVAEEPEPEDADGAGPGLTAYIARGDAPLTPADAHRALTALIPAAGSGVLAPGRYVLVTDPPADPDRSGAWRRTKTIEEGTGRGRQV; via the coding sequence ATGGGCCAGGCCAACATGATCCGCTGCATCCTGCGGGACGACCCCACCCACATCAACATCCACGACGTGTGGCCGGTCCCCGAGGGCACCGCCCTGGAGGCCGTGACCGACGCCCTGCGCGCCCTGGCCGTACGGCACGAGGGGCTGCGCACCACCTTCCCGCACCCGCCGGGGGCCGCGCCGGTCGAGCAGGCCGTGGCGGCGGAGGGCACGTTCACGGTGACCGTCCTCGACCACACCGAACTCCCCGGAGACCCTGCGGAGTACGCCGAGTCGGTGGCGCGGGCGGCACGGGCCGGGCGCTACGCGCTGGACCGGGAGTTCCCGCTGCGGATCACGCTGCTCACCGTGGCCGGTGCGCCGGCCTACGCGGCGCTGGCGTGCAGCCACGCGGTGGCGGACGGCAGCGCGTTGGCCATCCTGCGGGAGGAGTTCGGCGAACTGCTCGCGGGCAAGGAGCTGCCCGAACTCGCCTCCCTGCCCCCGGTCGACCTGGCCGCGGTGGAGGCCTCCCCGGCCGGACTGCGGAAGCCGGAGGCGTCCCTGCGGTACTGGGAGCGGATCATCCGCAGCGGTCCGCAGGAGATGTTCGCCGAGCCGCGCGGCAGGCGCCCGGGAATTGACGAGGAGGCCCGGCAGCTGACGCTGCGCTCCCGCCGGGGCGGCCGGGCGCTCGCGGAAGCGGCCCGCCGCACCGGGCACCCCGAGGCAACCGTACTGATGGCCGCCTGGTGCGCCCTGGTGGCCCACCGGGCGGGCCAGGACAGCTGTGTCACCGCCGTCCCCACCGCCAACCGGTTCCACCCCCGGGTCGCCCGTTCGGTGACCACCACCGCCCAGGACGCGCTGCTCCACCTGGACACCGGGGTACCGGCCTTCGACGCCCTGGTAGCCCGGACCTGGGGCGCGGTGCTCAACGCCTACCGGCACAGCCAGTTCGACTCCGTACGCCTGTGGGAGATGATCGGCCGGGTCACCGCCGAGCGCGGCAGCCACTTCGGCCGGGACGTCGTCTTCAACGACGTGAGCGCACTGCCCGCCCCGCTCCTGGGCACCGACACGCAGGACCACGACGCCGTCGAGCACGAGCTGACATGGGGCCCGCCCCAGGCGCTGCCGACCCGGCTGCTCGCCTTCACCTACCGGACCGCCCCCGAGCTCCACATCTCCCTCTGGGCCGCCCCCTCCCTCTTCACCCCCGAGGAGGCGGAGGGCTTCCTCTCCGGGCTGGTCCTGTTGCTGGAGGCGGCGGCCGACGGGGACGTGCCGATGGCGGCGCTGACAGAGGTGACGGGGGTCCGCCCCGCCGAACGCGGCCCCGAATGGCTGCGGCTGGACGGCTGCTGGGTCTCGCCCGAGGCCGTGCGGGACGCCCTGGGCCAGGCGGTGGGCGGGCTGCCGGTGCACGTGGCCGAGGAGCCGGAACCGGAGGACGCGGACGGCGCGGGACCGGGCCTCACGGCCTACATCGCCCGCGGCGACGCCCCGTTGACGCCCGCCGATGCCCACCGGGCGCTGACGGCCCTGATCCCCGCCGCCGGGTCGGGCGTCCTCGCGCCGGGCCGCTATGTGCTCGTCACGGACCCGCCGGCCGACCCGGACCGGAGCGGTGCCTGGCGTCGGACGAAGACCATCGAAGAAGGGACCGGCCGCGGCCGGCAGGTGTGA
- a CDS encoding TetR family transcriptional regulator produces the protein MTADARPVAQPPTDRATPPLTERQEARRRRILHASAQLASRGGFEAVQMREVAEAAGVALGTLYRYFPSKIHLLVATMQDQLQHMHTTLRKRPPAGDDAAQRVAETLMRAFRALQREPHLADAMVRALTFADRSVSPEVDTVSRLTTAIILDAMGLEHPTPEQLSAVRVIEHTWHSALITWLSGRASIAQVKIDIETVCRLIDLTEESGSAPWRG, from the coding sequence ATGACCGCGGACGCCAGACCGGTGGCGCAGCCGCCGACGGACCGCGCGACACCGCCGCTCACCGAGCGGCAGGAGGCCCGCCGCCGCCGCATCCTGCACGCCAGCGCCCAACTCGCCAGCCGTGGCGGGTTCGAGGCGGTGCAGATGCGCGAGGTGGCGGAGGCGGCCGGGGTCGCCCTGGGCACCCTCTACCGCTACTTCCCCTCCAAGATCCACCTGCTGGTCGCCACCATGCAGGACCAGCTCCAGCACATGCACACCACGCTCCGCAAGCGCCCCCCGGCCGGGGACGACGCGGCCCAGCGGGTCGCCGAGACGCTGATGCGCGCCTTCCGCGCCCTCCAGCGCGAACCGCACCTGGCGGACGCCATGGTCCGCGCCCTGACCTTCGCGGACCGCAGCGTGAGCCCCGAGGTGGACACGGTCTCCCGCCTCACGACGGCGATCATCCTGGACGCGATGGGCCTGGAGCACCCGACGCCGGAGCAGCTCTCGGCGGTCCGGGTCATCGAGCACACCTGGCACTCGGCGCTGATCACCTGGCTGTCGGGCCGGGCGTCGATCGCCCAGGTCAAGATCGACATCGAGACGGTCTGCCGCCTGATCGACCTGACCGAGGAGAGCGGATCGGCCCCATGGCGTGGGTAG
- a CDS encoding acetyl xylan esterase gives MEQVIAWLHEKNPGLDGPIAADEDLIEARLIDSMDFLEFIDLLEEISGATIDLQEVTIDDFRTLTRVGERFLGSAGLAEAAAE, from the coding sequence ATGGAACAAGTCATCGCGTGGCTCCACGAGAAGAACCCCGGACTCGACGGCCCCATCGCCGCCGACGAGGACCTCATCGAGGCCCGCCTCATCGATTCGATGGACTTCCTGGAGTTCATCGATCTCCTGGAGGAGATATCGGGCGCCACCATCGACCTCCAGGAGGTCACCATCGACGACTTCCGCACCCTCACGCGCGTCGGCGAGCGCTTCCTCGGCTCCGCCGGTCTCGCGGAGGCGGCGGCGGAGTGA
- a CDS encoding 4'-phosphopantetheinyl transferase family protein gives MTRPPAPYGQDPATVVLVATTAEVLSCREVDEAMLAPWERRRLAGIRVPARRDDVVAARLLLRLAVSRATGLPPGEAEPAQRCPGCGQEGHGRPYLPGRPGLGVSYSHADGLVAAVAGPAPVGIDVEPLTRRPGPLSVLRLLLPAADVEAACAEPDPGPALLRLWVRREARFKAGADDVRLTSWTDRRRAAVVALACPVPSPASLAGGEPLSPDPDGPRQGCPAASAATG, from the coding sequence GTGACCCGCCCGCCTGCGCCGTACGGGCAGGACCCGGCCACCGTCGTCCTGGTGGCCACCACCGCGGAGGTGCTGTCCTGCCGGGAGGTGGACGAGGCCATGCTGGCCCCGTGGGAACGCCGTCGGCTGGCGGGCATCCGGGTGCCGGCCCGGCGCGACGACGTGGTGGCGGCCCGGCTGCTGCTGCGGCTGGCCGTCTCCCGGGCCACCGGGCTGCCGCCCGGGGAGGCGGAGCCGGCCCAGCGCTGCCCCGGCTGCGGTCAGGAGGGGCACGGGCGGCCGTACCTCCCGGGCCGCCCCGGCCTGGGCGTCAGCTACAGCCACGCCGACGGTCTGGTGGCGGCGGTGGCCGGGCCCGCGCCGGTCGGCATCGACGTGGAGCCGCTGACCCGGCGGCCGGGGCCCCTGTCCGTCCTGCGGCTGCTGCTGCCCGCGGCCGACGTGGAGGCCGCCTGCGCCGAGCCGGACCCCGGCCCCGCACTGCTGCGGCTGTGGGTCCGCCGCGAGGCCCGGTTCAAGGCCGGGGCCGACGACGTACGGCTGACCTCGTGGACGGACCGGCGGCGTGCGGCCGTGGTGGCCCTCGCCTGCCCGGTCCCCTCCCCGGCGTCGCTCGCCGGCGGGGAGCCCCTCAGCCCTGATCCGGACGGGCCCCGGCAGGGCTGTCCCGCCGCCTCGGCAGCGACTGGCTGA
- a CDS encoding phytanoyl-CoA dioxygenase family protein, with translation MTTPTPRRRPRLHRAASDIPYFSADGESYLAQTTLRELKKSRPLRVLSEEDFAHWQTYGYVIVREAVPAAVAGRLLDFTWDFQGLDPGRPESWYEERPLRSELDQQLLIYGFVEAYHHQLLWDNRQSQRVYDAFVDVWDCEELWVTLDRLNLNPPNRGIRDRALIDPTDRGFDIELHWDIDTTIGVPPQRVQGIIALNDTRPETGGFQCCPELFRQFETWKVGQPEDRDPLRPAIDRDELPVVRPDLRPGDLLIWNGLLAHGVARNLSESGVRAVQYLSMMPALEEHERLRKSRVESWRHLRTPRWNRTLVGDPVLHESKRYPTAELNALGSRLLGLASWQDPVEDTAPATGTEEPSCAVSA, from the coding sequence ATGACGACCCCCACCCCTCGCCGTCGGCCGCGCCTGCACCGCGCCGCCTCGGACATCCCGTACTTCAGCGCGGACGGTGAGTCGTACCTGGCCCAGACGACCCTGCGGGAGCTGAAGAAGTCCCGGCCGCTGAGAGTCCTCTCCGAGGAGGACTTCGCCCACTGGCAGACCTACGGCTACGTCATCGTCCGGGAAGCCGTCCCCGCCGCGGTCGCCGGCCGGCTGCTCGACTTCACCTGGGACTTCCAGGGCCTGGACCCCGGGCGTCCGGAGAGCTGGTACGAGGAGCGGCCGCTGCGCTCCGAGCTGGACCAGCAGCTGCTCATCTACGGCTTCGTCGAGGCGTACCACCACCAACTGCTGTGGGACAACCGGCAGTCCCAGCGGGTGTACGACGCCTTCGTCGACGTCTGGGACTGCGAGGAGCTGTGGGTCACCCTGGACCGGCTCAACCTCAACCCGCCCAACCGGGGCATCCGGGACCGGGCGCTGATCGACCCCACCGACCGGGGTTTCGACATCGAGTTGCACTGGGACATCGACACCACGATCGGCGTGCCGCCGCAGCGGGTGCAGGGCATCATCGCGCTCAACGACACCCGGCCGGAGACCGGCGGCTTCCAGTGCTGCCCGGAGCTGTTCCGGCAGTTCGAGACCTGGAAGGTGGGCCAGCCCGAGGACCGCGACCCGCTGCGTCCGGCCATCGACCGGGACGAACTCCCCGTCGTACGGCCGGATCTGCGCCCCGGTGACCTGCTGATCTGGAACGGCCTGCTGGCCCACGGCGTGGCGCGCAACCTCTCCGAGAGCGGCGTACGGGCCGTGCAGTACCTGTCGATGATGCCCGCGCTGGAGGAGCACGAGCGGCTGCGGAAGTCGCGGGTCGAGTCCTGGAGGCACCTGCGCACCCCGCGCTGGAACCGCACCCTGGTCGGCGATCCGGTGCTGCACGAGTCCAAGCGCTACCCCACGGCCGAGCTGAACGCACTGGGCAGCCGGCTGCTGGGGCTCGCCTCGTGGCAGGACCCGGTCGAGGACACGGCGCCCGCCACGGGGACCGAGGAGCCTTCGTGCGCCGTATCTGCCTGA